From Apium graveolens cultivar Ventura chromosome 9, ASM990537v1, whole genome shotgun sequence, the proteins below share one genomic window:
- the LOC141685820 gene encoding uncharacterized protein LOC141685820, which produces MIQRIPGVPKLMEKVTPTSITPTVLVKEFEKLGNAVRWPPKTSKPRSNPDSKLWCEFHGDYGHMARDCVALRKEIDVLIKKGYFMEYMSTHASNNVKNDVMPSMLAPPPPHHKVINYIAGESEVCGATYSQAKRITRETGTRVSRVDVSSNSSHILQFDESDIEHVKRPQHDSLVISLPLGNCLIKKILVENGSAVNIMMFDTLRHMGLT; this is translated from the exons ATGATCCAACGCATCCCTGGAGTCCCCAAGCTGATGGAGAAGGTCACACCCACCAG TATAACACCTACTGTGTTGGTCAAAGAATTCGAAAAATTGGGGAATGCAGTCCGATGGCCACCAAAAACAAGCAAACCTAGATCGAACCCGGATTCCAAACTATGGTGTGAGTTCCATGGTGACTATGGGCACATGGCAAGAGATTGCGTAGCATTAAGAAAGGAGATTGATGTCTTGATCAAAAAAGGCTACTTTATGGAATACATGTCCACTCATGCAAGTAATAATGTCAAAAATGACGTAATGCCGTCTATGCTTGCGCCACCTCCACCCCATCACAAGGTGATCAATTACATTGCTGGAGAATCTGAGGTGTGTGGAGCCACGTATTCACAGGCAAAGAGAATAACCAGAGAGACTGGAACACGAGTATCAAGGGTAGACGTGTCTTCAAATAGTTCACATATACTACAATTCGATGAGTCAGATATAGAACATGTGAAACGTCCGCAACACGACAGCCTGGTGATCTCACTACCTCTAGGAAATTGTCTTATAAAAAAAATACTGGTGGAAAATGGAAGTGCGGTCAATATTATGATGTTTGACACTTTGCGACATATGGGATTAACATAA